In the genome of Gloeocapsa sp. DLM2.Bin57, the window ACCTTCAATCGCTGTAGCATAATCAGGAGCTTTAAACACAGCAGATCCTGCTACGATCGCATTAGCACCCACTTCCAAAACTTGCCAAGTATTACTAGGTTTAAGTCCCCCATCAACTTCAATCCAGGGGTCTAGACCTTTATCAGCACACATTTTGCGTAATTTCTGTATCTTTGGCAACACATTAGGAATAAAACTTTGACCACCAAAACCAGGATTAACGCTCATAATCAAAATCAGGTCACAAACTTCGAGAACATACTCAATCAATTCTAGAGGACTAGAGGGATTAAGAACCACTCCCGCTTGTTTACCGAGTTCGCGAATCTGACATAAAGTACGATGTAGGTGAGGAGAAGCATTATGTTCCGCGTGAACAGAGATAATATCAGCTCCCGCTTTAGCGAAATCTTCCACATACTTTTCTGGTTCAACGATCATCAAGTGTACATCCAGAGGTTTCTGTGTGTAAGGGCGAATCGCTTCCACAATCAGCGGACCGATGGTAATATTGGGGACAAAGCGACCATCCATAACATCAACGTGAATCCAGTCAGCACCAGCTGCATCTACAGCTTGAATTTCAGCTCCTAATTTGCTAAAATCAGCAGAGAGGATAGAGGGAGCAATAACGATTGGTTTATCTGATTGTGTTGTCATAATTATTTATTAACCTTGGATTGTTTCAGGAGTGATACCTCTATTGGTGAGGACTTCTTGTAACTGTTCTTCTTTGTCCTTAGTTAGAGATGTACGTAACACTTTACCACCATAGGGTGCTATTTCCTCAAGAACTTTATCAGGAGTTACTTTACGTACTAAAACAAATAAAGCAGAAGTAGAAGGTGTGAGGGTTTCCCCTAATTCTCTCATAAAGTTGTCATCTACACCAATATCGCTAAGTGCTCCCGAAAGCGCTCCACCGGCTGCACCTAAAGCTAAACCTGCGATAGGAACAAAAAATAAAGTCCCGATGAGTAAACCCCAGAAACTACCGCTAACAGCACCAGCTGCGGTTAAATTAATGGCTTGTTTGAGTTTGACTTTACCGTCTTTATCCTTAACTACTACAGCTGCGTCTTCTAATTCAATCAGATGCTCTTTTTGCATCTTAGCTAAATCTAAGCGTACTTGTTCAGCTTTATATTCATCATCGTAAGCGATCGCGATTAAGTCACTCATGTTATTTACCTAAAAATTATTAGCTACTGTTAGATTATCACAATGGGTAAAATTATTAGAGTATCCTAGAAGAAAGAACCCTCACCAATAGCCATGAAACTTAAACAACTTATTATATATACTAGCTTATTAGCCCTGGGAACTAGTGCAGGATTTTTTACTCGTTCCTATCTTCATAACCAAGAAGAAACTGTGCTCAATCCTCAATTAATTCCTGCAGCTAGTCGTAGCTATTCTCCACCGGTCGATATTCCCAATCCAGAAGATTTAAACTTTGTCGCTAAAGCTGTACAACAAGTAGGACCTGCGGTAGTGAGAATAGACGCTTCGCGGATTGTCTCACCCAATCATAACCCCTTTGATCCTTTACGTAGATTTTTCGGTGAATCAGAAATACCTCCAGAAATGGAAAGACTAGAACGAGGTACAGGAACAGGTTTTATCTTAAGCGAAGACGGTATAATTATTACTAATGCTCACGTTGTCGCAGGAGCAAATAAAGTTATCGTTACCCTCACCAATGGAGAAACTGTCGAAGGAAAAATACTCGGAACAGACGAATTAACCGATATAGCAGTTGTCAAAATCCCTGGTAATAATTTGCCTATCGTAACTTTAGGTCAATCCGTCAATCTTATTCCAGGAGAATGGGCGATCGCCATTGGTAACCCTTTAGGATTAGATAATACAGTTACTGTAGGGATTATTAGTGCTTTAGGAAGATCTAGCAGTGAAGTAGGTATCCCAGATAAAAGAGTCAAATTTATTCAAACCGACGCAGCGATTAACCCAGGTAATTCAGGTGGACCATTGCTCAACGCTAAAGGCGAAGTAATTGGGATGAATACAGCTATACGGATTGATGGTCAAGGTTTAGGTTTTGCCATTCCCATAGAAACTATCCAAAGAGTAGCACAAGATTTGTACGTCCATGGAGAAGCCCAACACCCCTATCTCGGGGTTCAGATGACTAATATCACTGCTAGTAACCTCAAAAATATTGAGTCAGAATTCGGCTTAAAACTAAAAGACGCAACAGGAGTATTAATAGTACAAGTAGTGCCTAATTCTCCCGCTGCTCAAGCAGGTATTCAACCAGGAGATATAATTAAAAAAATAGGCGATCGCCCTATACTAGAATCAAAAGACGTACAAGAAACAGTCGAAGCTAGTCAAATAGGCGCACCTCTAGAAATAGAAATCATCCGTAAACAAGAACTTCAGGTTCTCCAAGTAATCCCTGGTGTATTTCCCAAACCTTAACTAATTCCTATTGATTATGACCGTAGAATTTCAAGACTCCTTTGAGATAATTGTAGTTGGTGGTGGACATTCAGGATGTGAAGCAGCTTTAGCTAGCGCACGTCTTGGCTGTCGCACCTTAATGTTAACCCTTAACCTCGATAAAATTGCTTGGCAACCCTGTAACCCAGCGGTAGGAGGTCCGGCTAAGTCCCAACTAACCCACGAAGTAGATGCTCTTGGGGGTGAAATTGGTAAAATGGCTGACCGTACTTATTTACAGAAACGATTACTCAATTCTTCCCGAGGTCCTGCGGTGTGGGCTTTAAGAGCACAAACAGATAAGCGGGAATACGCCAAAGTCATGCAAGAAATCGTCGAAAATCAAGAGAATCTGACGATTAGGGAGGGAATGGTTACGGATTTATTGCTAGGTAACAACGATGAGGTTATCGGAGTAAAAACTTATTTTGGTACTTGTTTCCAAACTCAAGCAGTAATATTGACTACAGGTACTTTTTTAGGTGGTACAATCTGGATTGGCTCTCAATCTATGTCCGCAGGAAGAGCAGGAGAATTCGCCGCGGTAGGATTAACCGAAACCCTCAACCGTCTAGGATTTGAAACAGGAAGGTTAAAAACAGGAACTCCCGCTAGAGTAGATAAACGCTCTGTTGACTATAGTAAAATGGAGGTTCAACCCCCTGATGATCAGGTACGCTGGTTTAGTTTTGACCCCGAGGTTTGGGTAGAAAGAGAGCAGATGAACTGTTACCTCACTCGTACCACTAGTCAAACACACCAGTTAATTCGAGATAATTTACATCTTTCTCCTATCTATGGGGGATGGATTGACTCCGTAGGTCCTCGCTATTGTCCTAGTATTGAAGATAAAATCGTTCGTTTTGCTAGTAAAGAGTCTCATCAGATTTTTATTGAACCCGAAGGGCGATATATACCAGAATTGTATATACAAGGGTTTTCTACTGGATTACCAGAAAAGCTCCAACTAGCTATGTTGCAAACTCTACCAGGTTTAGAAAACTGTGCCATGTTGCGTCCTGCTTATGCGGTAGAATACGACTATCTCCCCGCTACTCAATGTTATCCTACCCTGATGACTAAAAAAATAGCAGGTTTGTTCTGTGCAGGTCAAGTAAATGGCACAACAGGTTATGAAGAAGCAGCAGCTCAAGGAATCGTCGCAGGAATCAACGCTACACGCTTCGTCAAAGGTCAAGACATGATCGTCTTCTCTCGTGAAGAGAGTTATCTAGGGACTTTGATTGATGACTTGTGTACAAAAGACTTGCGCGAACCCTATCGAATGCTTACCTCTCGTTCAGAATATCGTCTCGTCTTACGCTCAGATAACGCTGATCAACGCTTAACCCCCCTAGGGAGAAAGATTGGCTTGATTGACGATCGCCGTTGGGAACTGTTTACTCGGAAACAAGAAAATATCCTCGCTGAAAAAGAAAGATTATACGCAACTAGGATTAAAGCACAAGAGCCAGTAGGAGAAGCGATCGCCGCTGATACTCAACAAAAAATCAAAGGTTCAATCACATTAGCTGATTTATTGCGTCGTCCTGGTTTTCATTACGTTAATCTAGAGCAATACGGTTTAGGAAATGCTAACCTTACTCTTGAAGAAAAACATGGAGCAGAAGTTGACATCAAATACTCTGGTTATATCAAACGTCAGGAACAACAGATAGAGCAAATCAGTCGTCAAGCTCATCGTAATCTCCCTAACAACCTAGATTATCTGAGTATCGAGACTCTCTCCATGGAAGCTAGAGAAAAACTTTCTCGTGTACAACCTTTAACCATTGGTCAAGCTTCTCGCATTGGTGGAGTTAATCCCGCTGATATTAATGCTCTGTTGATCCATCTTGAGTTAAAATCTTCTCTATAATCCAATTATTTATCTTATAACGATGAAATTAAGGTCTCAGGTTTATAAATTTCTCGATCCTATTTACCAAAAATATTTGACCAATTTGACCATCAATCTTTTTAAATTCCTGAAAAAAGGTCCTAGTCGATTAGTTGATGCTTCTTCTCTACCCAAGTCTGAAGATTTTGCTATATCTTACCTTCCCGATACATATAAAATAGAACAACCCTTTCCAATCCCATTTTGTTTACCAGAAGAAATAGACCTAGAAAATAGATTAAAACAATATCAAAGATTTGCGGATATTGCCAAGACAACAGAACATAAAATAGCCATAGTTTCTCTGAAGAATGTGTTGATAGAATTTCCGAGTAATTTACATATATGGCAAGGAAAAGTTATCCGCGATGTAACTACACATATCAGAGCATTCTTCTTACGGAATTTAGAAGATCTTTATCTTATGTTAAAACTCGAATCAATATTAGGTAGTAAAAAAACAAAAATAGAACAAGAATGTATTTTTATCTTAGGAAGTTTCCCTGGAAATTACTGGCATTGGCTTGTACAAATATTACCAAAAATGCGAATTTTTGATCAAGATCCAACCTTAAAAGATTTACCAATACTGTTGCCTAAAGACTTACAACCATTTTGTAAAGAAACTTTAGAAATAGCTGGTTATCTAGATCGTGTAATTTTTTTAGAAAATGGTGTTTATCAAATTGACAAGTTACACGTATGCAATAGTTTGTTTACTAAGCATCCTGATATTACCTACGCTGAAACAGTAGAATGGTTAAGAGAAAAATTACCTAAACAAGAAAATTTTACTGAGAAAAAAAGACGTATTTATATTAGTAGAAAAGATGCTAGATCTCGTCAGATAACTAATGAATCTGAGCTAGAACCTATTTTAGAAAAATATGGGTTTGAAATTATAGCTCTAACAGATTTTTCTGTTGAACAAAAAATTAAATTTTTTCAACAAGCAGAAATTATAATAGGAATTTTTGGTGCAGGAATGTCAAACTTAGTATTTGCTACACCTGGTTCTGTAGTTATAGAAATATTTCCAGAAAATATGATAAAACAAACATATTACGTAATTTCTGTGCTTTTAAATCTTAAATATGGTTTTTTAGTAGGAAATCAAGATGGAAATGGACTTTATGTAGAGCCTGAAAAAATGGAAAAAATAATTGAGGAAAGTTTATCACGGTTAAACACGGTTACAACTAGTACATAAACTATAAATTCAAAGAAGCTTACACCTTGATTAAAAAATTTTACTTGCGTTTTGGGTATATTACTCAAAGAAATTACCAAATATACCCAGCCGCTATTCTCTATTGCTACAATTAATCCAAAGGTATGATTTTTGCAAAATATGAGTACTGTTGATAACCAGAAAAAAAAACAAGAAGAACAAACAGAGAATTTTTGGGTAGAAATGTTTAAAACCCTGGCTTTAGCTGGGGTATTGGCTTTTGGGATTCGTACTTTTATCGCTGAAGCGCGGTATATTCCCTCTGGTTCGATGGAACCTACCTTACAAATAAACGATCATCTCATGATTGAAAAGGTAACCTATCTGTTTCATGAACCCGATAGAGGAGATATTGTCGTCTTTAGACCAACAGAAGCACTTAAGCAAGAAAGTTATCATCAAGCTTTTATAAAAAGGATTATTGGTTTACCAGGAGAAACAGTGGAGGTAAGAGACGGTCAAGTTTTGATCAATGGTCAAGTACTCCTAGAAGATTATATTAAAGAATTACCCAAATATAATTATGGTCCAGAAATTGTCCCCGATGACCAGTATCTAGTCTTAGGGGATAATCGTAATAATAGTTATGATTCTCACGCTTGGGGTTTTGTACCAAGGCAAAATCTAATTGGTAGAGCTTTTGTGCGTTTTTGGCCCCTCAATCGTGTTGGTACTATAGAGCATGATGTTGTTGATTTTAAGACAAATCCAGTTACTCAAGAGTAGTTAAAACATCTTTAATTAACTCTGTAGGGACGTTATCAGTCATAATCGCCTTGCCAATAGCGGTAGGAAGGATAAAACGTATTTTACCATCTTTCACTTTTTTATCACTAGAAAGAGCAGTAATAATCGCGTTGATATCTAGAGATTGATTAACAGTAGTAGGTAAACCCGCTTTGACAATTAACTGATTTTGGCGTTCATTTTCAGCTGAGGTCCACAAATTTAGTCTAGTAGCGATTTCTCCTGCCATAATCATACCAATTCCTACCGCTTCACCATGGCTAAGGGTATTATAACCTGTAAGACTTTCTAGAGCGTGTCCAATAGTATGACCATAGTTTAAAATAGCTCTCAACCCCCCTTCCTTCTCGTCTTGGGTAACCACATCTACCTTAGCTTGACAGGAACGAGTAATAATGGTTTCTAATAAGTCTGGTGTAAGTTCAGACATACTATTTAAAGTAGGAGTCGCTTCTAACTTAGAAAATAACTCCTTATCCCAAATTACACCATATTTAATCACTTCCGCCATTCCCGCGCGCCATTCCCGATTAGGAAGGGTTTTTAACACGCTAGGATCGATTAAAACTAATTTTGGTTGATAAAAAGCACCGATTAAATTTTTACCCAAGGGATGATTAACACCTGTTTTACCACCAATAGAAGCGTCAACCATAGCTAAGAGAGTAGTAGGAACTTGGATAAAATTAACCCCTCTGAGCCAGGTAGCAGCAGCAAAACCTGTCATATCCCCAATTACTCCCCCACCAAGAGCTAAAAAAGTCGAATTACGCTCTAAACGATGTTCTAAGGCTAAATCATAGATTTTACTGATAGAATCTAGGTGTTTATGACTTTCACCCGCGGGAATTAAATGAATAGTTAGGTTAAATCCTGCTTCTTCTAAACTAGTGACTACTATATCTCCCCAAAAGTCAAAAATCTCCCGATTAGAGATAACTAAAATCTTTTTACCTAGTTTGAGATTGAGTAAGTAATTACCAACTTCGGTTAAAATTCCTGGGGCGATCGCTATTTCATAGGGGTTTTGTGGTAATTTAACAGAGATAGTTTGCATTTTGATTTACAGGAATAAAAATAATGTTTTCTGCTAGTATTGCCTTTGTTGGTATATTTTTGGGATTCACCGTGCTCGCTTTAGGACTCTATTTCGGTTTACGTCTAGTCAAACTGATCTAGTATAGCAACCTTCCCAGCTTGAATCTTCATAGCTGGGAACAAAAATAAATGAGAATTTGCTTAATTATATGTCATAATTTGTTACAGAAGCCTTAAGATTTGCTTAAAGATTAATCATGAGCGAGCGACCAGAAGAAAAAACTATAGCAGAAACTGCCCCAGCTAATTACGAATGTCGTAGCTGTGGTTATGTATATGAACCTGCTAAAGGAGACGGAAAAAGCAATACACCTCCAGGGACTCTCTTTGCAGATTTACCGAGTACGTGGCGTTGTCCCGTTTGTGGCGTGGGTAAAGCCCAATTCGCCAACATAGGTGCTAGTAACGCTCCTTCAGGATTTGAAGAAAACCTCAAATATGGTTTAGGAGTTAATACTCTGACACCCGCACAAAAAAACTTGTTAATTTTCGGTGGTTTAGCCCTAGGGTTTCTCTTCTTTATCAGTCTCTATGGGCTTAAATAAGTTTATATTTAGAGAGCATTAATGAAAAAACTGCAACAAATTGTTATAATTTTACTATTTGCTATCCTTTGTGTAGGTTGTAGTTCTCTACCATCTACTAGTAATAATCCGTGGAAACTAGTTGAGTTACCCACAGAAGCAACTTTCTCTGATATAGCTTTTACAGATGACCCAAATCACGGCTGGTTAGTAGGTACAAGAGCAACTCTGTTTGAAACTAAAGACGGAGGAGATACCTGGACACCAGTTAACATCGATTTTGGGGAAGAAAAAATTGGCTTTACAGGAATTAGCTTCTCAGGACAAGAAGGATGGATTACAGGAGAACCATCTCTCTTATTGCGTACTACAGATGGTGGAGAAAATTGGACAAGAATCGCCCTCAGTTCTAAACTACCAGGCGCACCCTATGATATCCTAGCTCTAGGACCAAATTCGGCGGAGATGGTAACTAAATTAGGAGCTATCTATAAAACCGTAGATGGAGGTAAAAACTGGAAAGCTTTAGTAGAGGGTTCAGTAGGAGTAGCTAGAATCATAAATCGCGCTCCTAGCGGGGAATATGTAGCTGTTTCAGCCCGTGGTAACTTCTATTCTACCTGGTCTCCTGGTGATACAGAATGGACTCCCCATAATCGAACCTCCTCCAGGAGATTACAGAATATGGGTTTTGGGGAAGACGGAAGACTCTGGCTATTAGCAAGAGGTGGTCAAATTCAGTTTAGCGAACCTAAAGAATGGGAAAACTGGGGAGAAGTACAATACCCTGAATTCTCCACAAGTTGGGGATTGCTAGATATGGGTTATCGAACACCAGAAGAACTATGGGCTGCAGGCGGTAGCGGTAATCTACTAGTTAGTACAGACGACGGCGAAACCTGGGCAAAAGATAGAGCAGTAGAAGAAATACCCTCTAATTTCTACAAGGTCGTATTTATTTCCCCTGACCAGGGATTTGTTCTCGGTCAAAATGGTATATTGCTAAAATATCAACCAGAGACAGCAGCTTAAACATCTTTTGGGAAAATCATCAATTCAATAGGAGTAATAAAAAATGTCAGGTACTACTGGAGAGCGTCCCTTTTCTGATATCGTAACTAGTGTTCGTTACTGGGTGATCCATAGCATCACTATCCCTATGTTATTTATAGCAGGTTGGCTATTCGTGAGCACAGGGTTAGCTTATGAAGCTTTTGGGACACCTCGTCCTAATGAATACTTCACAGAGACAAGAGAAGAAATACCTATCGTCTCAGATCGTTACGAAGCTATCAAACAAATCGAAGAATTTAATCGTTAGATCAATTAAAAGGTGAATAATATGGCAACAAATAGCCCTAATCAACCAGTTTCCTACCCTATCTTTACAGTAAGATGGCTAGCAGTTCATACTCTAGCTGTACCTAGCGTTTTCTTCTTAGGCGCGATCGCCGCAATGCAGTTTATCCAAAGGTAAAAAAATGGAAAGAAACACTAACCCCAATAGACAACCAGTAGAATTAAACCGCACTTCCCTTTATTTAGGTTTGCTCTTAGTCGCGGTTCTTGGTATTCTCTTTTCTAGCTATTTCTTCAATTAATTTCTAGGAGGTCATCAATATGTCAGGAGAAGCTCGTATCCCCCTCTGGGTAGTAGCAACCATCGCAGGTTTAGGTGTAATTGCTGTAGTTGGTCTGTTTTTCTATGGCGCTTACGCGGGAGTTGGTTCAGGTCAATAAATCAAGTTATCATCTTGGTTAAAATTCAAAAACCGTCAATATTAGCGTTGGCGGTTTTATCATTATATATAGTGCACAAAATTAAACAACATGACTAAGACAGAAATTAAATACGGCGAAAGAGCGATCGCAGAAGGTGAGTTAATTACCTTTCCTAACCCTAGAATAGGTCGTGATTATCAAATTCAAATTACCCTACCAGAATTTACCTGTAAATGTCCTTTCTCAGGTTACCCAGATTTTGCTACTATCTATCTAACTTATACTCCTGATCAGTTGATCGTAGAATTAAAAGCCCTGAAACTATATATCAATAGCTATCGCGATCGCTATATCTCCCATGAAGAAGTAGTCAATCAAATTCTTGATGACTTTGTCGCAGCTTGTGCTCCTCTTAAAGCAACCTTTAAAGGTGATTTTAGCCCCAGAGGTAATGTTCACACGGTGATAGAAGTTACTCATCACAAAAATCAGTCATAATAAAGCTAGATTTTTTCCCTAGTTAGAGCATGCTAGTTTCTATCTTTAAACCGTTACACAAATTATCTAAAAAAGCTAACTCACGAGCTTTAGATAAAGCTTTAGAAGCAGCAAAAAACATCAAAAAAATCGAAAATGAACACTTTCAAGGTCAAGCGATCGCCTTTGATCCTGATAAGGGGAAAACCGTCTCTGACTACTTTCAAACGCAACTAGATCAACAACTGTTAAAAGTTCGTTATCATCTAAGTAGTTTTCGCGTCAGTGGTTTCTTATTTAACCGTGAACAGTACTCCCGAGAACAACAAGCAGAAATCTTAAACAAGTTAGAATTTATTGAGGGAGTCTTAAAAAGATACCGCGATCGCCCCAATAGTGCTAATCTAATCGATACTAGGGTAGTTACTGACTCTGTTAATCCTTCGGAAGATACCAATACAATTAGTAAAAACCTCGTGATTGGTTTACCCAAATTCCGCGGTAAAAATGGTGAACATAACTCCTTAGTAGATGCTGTGTCTCAAATTCGTCGGGAATTATCCCCCCAATACGAAGATGAAGTAATCGAAAGTGTTCGAGCACAAAAACGAGAGAAAGAAATCGCTATTCGTTGGCTCTTAATTTTACTTTTGATTCCTTTATTTTTTCAAATAGTTACTCGTAACTTAGTTTTTGAACCTCTTTTTGATTATTATCGTGACAGATTTCCAGATCGAGTCCAAATTTCAGAAGAAGTCTCAGAAAGATTTTTAACAGAATATAATCACCAAAAAGATAACCTAGAAATTGCTACGTTACTAGGGCTAATTGAGGAAGAAAGGAAACAAGAAAAACTCCAAGAAATGGCTCAAGAAATTTATCAAGAAGCAGGTTATCGCAGTTTAGACGCTTATAAAAATATAGCTGCTGATGGTGTATCTTTAGCAATTTTTATCTTTCTAGCGATTATCGGAAGGAAACAATTAATTTATATCAGAATGTTTATAGATCGTATCTTTCGCAGTCTCAATGATATTGCTAAAGTATATCTATTTATTCTACTTACTGATTTATTTGTTGGTTTCCACTCCGCTGAAGGTTGGGAAGTAATTTTACAAGGAATAGCTCACCATTTTGGGTTGCCAGAAAATGATAAACTAGTCTATATTTTTATTGCTACTGTACCTGTTATACTTGATTCAACCTTCAAACTTTGGATTTTTGTTTATTTAACTCGTTCTTCTCCTACCTCAGTAGCAATTTATGAAAAAATGAATCAGTAGGATTAAATATCGTGACCATACCTAGATTAATTGCTAAGCATAAACAAGCTAAAGTAATTAAAACATAGGTTGGACCAAGTACTACTCCTACAGCAAACCAGCTAAAGACATGAAGTAGCATTACTAAAGATAGTAAAATTCCTAAACTAGCTGTAAATATTGATTTACTTTCACTTTTGCCCATAATAACTAAGATAATTGTAGCTAAAGTTACAAGTAAAATACTGGGAACAAGAAAAGAGCAAATACCTACACAATGATGACGGGATAATTGCCAAAGCAAATTAGTTTCAAACATTAAAAATAACCTATTTTCTTTCTTTATAACGTCTTTTTTAAGTATTTCCTCCTTGAGTTTAAAAAAATTAACCTAATTATAGGGGAGGAAAGGAGTTATCCCGAATTAAGACTCAATTATTCCCTATTGCCCTTACCCTCCACCCATAGCAAAATATTATTGAGAATAATACTATCTTATTGACAAGCAATAGTTAAGGTTTGCTGACATTCTCTCATTCGGAGCCCCTATTCCCTTGCGCCTAGTGCTATATGTTGTGCGAGTATCTCGGAGACTTCCTCACAGCTGACACAACTATAACGAGCGCGATCTGGCATAAATACTAAGTTAGGAGGTTGTTTACATTTCTTTAAACAGCCCGTAGTTTTAATCAACACTTGATCCTCTAACCCATATTTAGATAGAGTTTCCGTTAATTCTCTATAAATAGCCGCCCCTCCACGTTTCCAACAAGTGGATTTTTGACAAATCAGAATAGAGGCTTTTTGAGCTTTCTTACAGGGAGTAGGGTTATTAGCTAAGTTATCAGGACTGATTATCTTTATTTCCTCAGCGTTAAGGGTCATTTTGCGGGTTTTATGACAGATATCGATTTCCCCTGTCACTTTTAACTCGATACCTTCTGGATTGAGATGCTCAAATTGTGGACGGTGTTCTTTTTTGACTTTAATCCAATATTCTATATTTTCTACTTGGAGACGTAGGTATTTAAGTTTATAGCCATCCTTAAAGATAAACCCTTTTAATTGACCAACTAGGCTGAATTGTTGACTTATTGCTTTATTTTTCATAATTTCTCTCTAGTTTAAGTAAGTAACTTCTTGATTAGTCCAGCAATTCTCTAACCAGGTGATTAGTTTTGCACGAGAAATGGTTTCTTGTCTGACTACGTGCCAAACTTGAATAGCAGCCGAGGGAGTAGTGATCTCAATTTGCAAGGGTTGGTGAAGATTACAGCTACAGGATACACCTAAATCTTGTAAACGGTAATAAATAGACCAGCGATCGCTCATAGCTACTGAGACAGTTTGATAGTAGTTAGTAGAGGGTGAGTAACTTTGCATATTCTTTAATTTACTGGGAAATATTTTTAATTATTTTTTTCACTATAGCATTAGTTGCAAATAATTAGCAATAGTTTTTTGATTAATGTACTTAGATACACCAAATAGAGTTAAGACTCGGGTATAATGATATATGTAGAAACGTAAAATTATAGGTAAATATGATTACCAGTACAGGATTATTACAAAGTTTCGACCAAATAGGCGAAAACCCGATATTACTAGAGAAAAGTACTACCGTTCCCGTTTGTGAAGGATTAAATATAGCTTTA includes:
- a CDS encoding (2Fe-2S) ferredoxin domain-containing protein, whose product is MKNKAISQQFSLVGQLKGFIFKDGYKLKYLRLQVENIEYWIKVKKEHRPQFEHLNPEGIELKVTGEIDICHKTRKMTLNAEEIKIISPDNLANNPTPCKKAQKASILICQKSTCWKRGGAAIYRELTETLSKYGLEDQVLIKTTGCLKKCKQPPNLVFMPDRARYSCVSCEEVSEILAQHIALGARE
- a CDS encoding cytochrome b559 subunit beta codes for the protein MATNSPNQPVSYPIFTVRWLAVHTLAVPSVFFLGAIAAMQFIQR
- the queF gene encoding NADPH-dependent 7-cyano-7-deazaguanine reductase QueF, with product MTKTEIKYGERAIAEGELITFPNPRIGRDYQIQITLPEFTCKCPFSGYPDFATIYLTYTPDQLIVELKALKLYINSYRDRYISHEEVVNQILDDFVAACAPLKATFKGDFSPRGNVHTVIEVTHHKNQS
- the psbE gene encoding cytochrome b559 subunit alpha: MSGTTGERPFSDIVTSVRYWVIHSITIPMLFIAGWLFVSTGLAYEAFGTPRPNEYFTETREEIPIVSDRYEAIKQIEEFNR
- a CDS encoding photosystem II reaction center protein L, translated to MERNTNPNRQPVELNRTSLYLGLLLVAVLGILFSSYFFN
- a CDS encoding rubredoxin, with the translated sequence MSERPEEKTIAETAPANYECRSCGYVYEPAKGDGKSNTPPGTLFADLPSTWRCPVCGVGKAQFANIGASNAPSGFEENLKYGLGVNTLTPAQKNLLIFGGLALGFLFFISLYGLK
- a CDS encoding photosystem II reaction center protein J, which codes for MSGEARIPLWVVATIAGLGVIAVVGLFFYGAYAGVGSGQ
- a CDS encoding CemA family protein, which gives rise to MLVSIFKPLHKLSKKANSRALDKALEAAKNIKKIENEHFQGQAIAFDPDKGKTVSDYFQTQLDQQLLKVRYHLSSFRVSGFLFNREQYSREQQAEILNKLEFIEGVLKRYRDRPNSANLIDTRVVTDSVNPSEDTNTISKNLVIGLPKFRGKNGEHNSLVDAVSQIRRELSPQYEDEVIESVRAQKREKEIAIRWLLILLLIPLFFQIVTRNLVFEPLFDYYRDRFPDRVQISEEVSERFLTEYNHQKDNLEIATLLGLIEEERKQEKLQEMAQEIYQEAGYRSLDAYKNIAADGVSLAIFIFLAIIGRKQLIYIRMFIDRIFRSLNDIAKVYLFILLTDLFVGFHSAEGWEVILQGIAHHFGLPENDKLVYIFIATVPVILDSTFKLWIFVYLTRSSPTSVAIYEKMNQ
- a CDS encoding photosynthesis system II assembly factor Ycf48; its protein translation is MKKLQQIVIILLFAILCVGCSSLPSTSNNPWKLVELPTEATFSDIAFTDDPNHGWLVGTRATLFETKDGGDTWTPVNIDFGEEKIGFTGISFSGQEGWITGEPSLLLRTTDGGENWTRIALSSKLPGAPYDILALGPNSAEMVTKLGAIYKTVDGGKNWKALVEGSVGVARIINRAPSGEYVAVSARGNFYSTWSPGDTEWTPHNRTSSRRLQNMGFGEDGRLWLLARGGQIQFSEPKEWENWGEVQYPEFSTSWGLLDMGYRTPEELWAAGGSGNLLVSTDDGETWAKDRAVEEIPSNFYKVVFISPDQGFVLGQNGILLKYQPETAA